One region of Hemiscyllium ocellatum isolate sHemOce1 chromosome 4, sHemOce1.pat.X.cur, whole genome shotgun sequence genomic DNA includes:
- the LOC132815130 gene encoding leucine-rich repeat-containing protein 15-like isoform X1 — MNKHAPENKFLQCCGQAEGSCSEGVCRTELTGTMGRILELLVVLIGSGALSACPEKCFCHLKLVDCRDTALQSIPVDINPSTQTLFLDGNSLTGIPLNSFSNLGQLNYLGLSDNRLILQNDIFDPLPRLQALDLSANHLSELPADLFENLSNLTWLNLANNNLCSIHLEKSLTKLTYLDLSNNNLTVLRETFEHFPQLNTLYLKSNQLKTLPETGFSQLLLLKVLDLSNNELTSLPPQFLSHHHKLTDLRLDHNQFTNLTATLFSELHHLQHLTISGNVISNFPPEVFANLTKLLKLDLSNNSLTFLPLNFLSNLRELQLLKLSDNFIDTLAADAFKYNPKLLYLYLDSNNLRYVPVFDGLSQLEELILSFNSLQGFPKGFADNLVKLNCLQVTDNLIGQWDIREFANVYSVLLRNNPICTAKGSGGQPSNVDCTKTQC; from the exons ATGAACAAACATGCCCCAGAAAACAAATTTCTGCAATGTTGTGGACAGGCAGAAGGGAGTTGTTCAGAAGGGGTTTGCAGGACAGAGCTTACTG GCACCATGGGGAGAATCCTAGAGTTGCTGGTTGTTCTCATTGGGTCTGGGGCTCTCTCTGCCTGTCCGGAGAAATGTTTTTGCCATTTAAAACTTGTCGATTGTCGAGACACTGCCCTGCAGAGCATCCCAGTGGACATCAATCCCAGCACACAGACATTATTCCTGGATGGTAACTCTCTGACTGGAATCCCTCTCAATTCCTTCAGCAACTTGGGACAGCTGAACTATCTCGGTTTATCTGATAACCGTCTCATCCTTCAGAATGACATCTTTGATCCTCTTCCAAGACTGCAGGCTCTGGATCTCTCTGCAAACCACCTATCAGAACTCCCAGCGGATCTATTTGAAAACCTCTCCAATCTCACTTGGTTAAATCTAGCCAACAATAACTTATGCAGCATTCACCTAGAGAAGTCACTCACTAAACTGACCTACCTGGATCTGTCCAACAATAACCTCACAGTGCTCCGAGAAACATTTGAACATTTTCCTCAACTCAACACGCTGTATCTTAAGAGTAACCAACTCAAGACACTCCCAGAGACAGGTTTTAGTCAACTGCTTCTCCTCAAAGTCCTTGACTTGTCAAACAACGAACTTACCTCCCTACCTCCCCAGTTCCTCAGTCACCATCACAAACTGACCGACCTGCGATTAGATCACAACCAGTTCACAAACCTCACAGCAACTCTATTCTCTGAGCTgcatcatctccagcatctgaccATCTCGGGAAATGTCATCAGTAATTTTCCACCTGAGGTGTTCGCGAACTTAACAAAACTATTGAAGCTCGACCTGTCCAACAACTCATTAACATTTCTCCCACTGAACTTCCTTTCCAATCTCAGAGAGCTGCAACTGTTAAAACTGTCTGACAATTTCATTGACACCCTGGCAGCTGACGCATTCAAATATAACCCGAAACTCCTTTATCTGTATTTAGATAGCAACAACCTGAGGTACGTGCCGGTATTTGATGGACTTTCACAGTTAGAAGAGTTGATCCTTTCCTTTAACAGCCTGCAGGGTTTTCCAAAGGGATTTGCTGATAACCTGGTAAAGCTGAACTGCCTTCAGGTCACTGACAACCTCATCGGGCAATGGGACATCAGAGAGTTTGCAAATGTGTACTCTGTGCTCCTGAGGAACAATCCAATCTGCACAGCCAAGGGCTCAGGAGGACAACCCTCCAACGTCGACTGTACAAAGACACAATGCTAA
- the LOC132815130 gene encoding leucine-rich repeat-containing protein 15-like isoform X2: MGRILELLVVLIGSGALSACPEKCFCHLKLVDCRDTALQSIPVDINPSTQTLFLDGNSLTGIPLNSFSNLGQLNYLGLSDNRLILQNDIFDPLPRLQALDLSANHLSELPADLFENLSNLTWLNLANNNLCSIHLEKSLTKLTYLDLSNNNLTVLRETFEHFPQLNTLYLKSNQLKTLPETGFSQLLLLKVLDLSNNELTSLPPQFLSHHHKLTDLRLDHNQFTNLTATLFSELHHLQHLTISGNVISNFPPEVFANLTKLLKLDLSNNSLTFLPLNFLSNLRELQLLKLSDNFIDTLAADAFKYNPKLLYLYLDSNNLRYVPVFDGLSQLEELILSFNSLQGFPKGFADNLVKLNCLQVTDNLIGQWDIREFANVYSVLLRNNPICTAKGSGGQPSNVDCTKTQC, translated from the coding sequence ATGGGGAGAATCCTAGAGTTGCTGGTTGTTCTCATTGGGTCTGGGGCTCTCTCTGCCTGTCCGGAGAAATGTTTTTGCCATTTAAAACTTGTCGATTGTCGAGACACTGCCCTGCAGAGCATCCCAGTGGACATCAATCCCAGCACACAGACATTATTCCTGGATGGTAACTCTCTGACTGGAATCCCTCTCAATTCCTTCAGCAACTTGGGACAGCTGAACTATCTCGGTTTATCTGATAACCGTCTCATCCTTCAGAATGACATCTTTGATCCTCTTCCAAGACTGCAGGCTCTGGATCTCTCTGCAAACCACCTATCAGAACTCCCAGCGGATCTATTTGAAAACCTCTCCAATCTCACTTGGTTAAATCTAGCCAACAATAACTTATGCAGCATTCACCTAGAGAAGTCACTCACTAAACTGACCTACCTGGATCTGTCCAACAATAACCTCACAGTGCTCCGAGAAACATTTGAACATTTTCCTCAACTCAACACGCTGTATCTTAAGAGTAACCAACTCAAGACACTCCCAGAGACAGGTTTTAGTCAACTGCTTCTCCTCAAAGTCCTTGACTTGTCAAACAACGAACTTACCTCCCTACCTCCCCAGTTCCTCAGTCACCATCACAAACTGACCGACCTGCGATTAGATCACAACCAGTTCACAAACCTCACAGCAACTCTATTCTCTGAGCTgcatcatctccagcatctgaccATCTCGGGAAATGTCATCAGTAATTTTCCACCTGAGGTGTTCGCGAACTTAACAAAACTATTGAAGCTCGACCTGTCCAACAACTCATTAACATTTCTCCCACTGAACTTCCTTTCCAATCTCAGAGAGCTGCAACTGTTAAAACTGTCTGACAATTTCATTGACACCCTGGCAGCTGACGCATTCAAATATAACCCGAAACTCCTTTATCTGTATTTAGATAGCAACAACCTGAGGTACGTGCCGGTATTTGATGGACTTTCACAGTTAGAAGAGTTGATCCTTTCCTTTAACAGCCTGCAGGGTTTTCCAAAGGGATTTGCTGATAACCTGGTAAAGCTGAACTGCCTTCAGGTCACTGACAACCTCATCGGGCAATGGGACATCAGAGAGTTTGCAAATGTGTACTCTGTGCTCCTGAGGAACAATCCAATCTGCACAGCCAAGGGCTCAGGAGGACAACCCTCCAACGTCGACTGTACAAAGACACAATGCTAA